The following DNA comes from Chitinophaga nivalis.
TATCAGGAAATCGCCGAAGCCCTGGATAAATCTATCTTCAAAATTGAGGAAGCCATCCTGAAAGCGTTGGAAACCACGCCGCCGGAACTGGCATCAGATATTTACAGACGCGGTTTATACCTGACCGGTGGTGGTGCACTGCTGCGCGGACTGGATAAACGCCTTGCCCAGAAAATCAAACTGCCTGTTCATGTAGCAGACGATCCGTTACGTGCGGTGGTTAGAGGTACAGGCATTGCGTTGAAACATGTGGGTAAATATCCGTTCCTGATGCAATAAACTTATTTAGTTATTCAGATATTTTGCCGGGCAGGAACAGCCCTACCGGCCATTCCCCAACAGCAAAATATCTGAATATCCATTTTCTAAATAGTGCGCGCTTGTGCGAAATCTAATCATTTTCTTTAGGCGATATTTTAACTTCTTCTTATTTCTGCTGCTGGAAGTGATTTGTATTGTATTGGTATTCCAGAATAATAACTTCCAGCGAACAGCCTACGTTAACTCCGCCAATAATATCAGTGGCAGGTTATACGACAAGTATAACAATGTACAATACTACTTTCACCTGAAAGCCACCAATGACAGCCTGGTCGCTGAAAATATGCGCCTGCACAATGCGCTGCGTACCAGCTTCGACAGCATGATCACTACCAACGGTTTCAGAACAGATACCATCCGCAAATACAGCGATGACACCGCTCACAAGGTAATCGGTACTGAAATCCGCCGCTATGAATACTTTGCGGCAAAAGTGATCAACAATACACTGAATAAACCGGTTAACTATATTACCATACACCGCGGCAGCCTGCAGGGAATCCGCCCCAATATGGGCGTTATCAGCACCAATGGTGTGGTAGGCGTGGTAAGAAGCGTGAGTGATAACTACTCCGTTGTATTATCCATGCTGTCCAAATCCAACTCCGTATCCATCAGCGCCCGTCTGGGTCAAAGCAAGGAAATGGGATCGGTACACTGGGACGGCGATAATGCCGGCTATGCCCTGCTGAAGGATATTCCCAAAAGTGCGAAGGTAAACAAAGGTGATACCGTGGTAACCAGCGGTTTCTCTGCCCTGTTCCCCGAAAACATTCCCATTGGTTATGTAGATGGGATCACAGTGGGTGATAAGGCCAGTACTTCCTACACGATCCGGTTGAAATTGGCGACCAATTTCTTCAACCTGCAATATGTGTATGTGATAGAAAACCTGCTGAAGGAAGAACAACAACGATTAGAGGATTCAACGTATAAGTTGATTAAATGAGTATACTGTTAAGAAATATTATCCGTTTTGTACTCCTGCTGCTGATTCAGGTGTTTGTACTCAATGAAGTACTCCTGCACCAGCTGGTGAGTCCATATCTGTATATGCTGTTTATACTGGCGCTGCCCTTTAACCTGCCGCGCCCGGTACTCATGTTAATGGGCCTGCTCATGGGCCTTTCGCTGGATATGTTTATGAATACCATGGGTATGCACGCTGCTGCCTGTGTATTGATTGCTTATTTGCGCCCGTTTATTATCAATGTGCTTTCTCCGCAGGGTGGTTTTGAAACTACCCAGAAAACGCCTTCTATGACCAGCATGGGAGTATCACAGTTCCTGATTTACGCAGCGATCCTGGTATTTCTTCACCATACTGTTTTTTTTACACTGGAAGTATTTGGGTTTGCCAACCCGCTGTACCTGTTGTTAAAAATACTCCTGTCCACCCTTGCCAGTCTTTTTCTCATCGTGCTCTATGAATTACTTTTCTTTTCAAAAAAGTAATACAGGTCCGTTAAGGGAATTGCCGGTAAGTACCTGAACAGGTATGACCCGGCTTACTGCCTGAAGTAATTTTAGTGTAGGTTTGTATCTTAAAATATATCCGTCCTTAATAGCATGTCTGTATTTAATCAGCCCAGGAAAAGAGTTATACAGTTGATTATACTTGGGATGGTGGTGTTGATCATCACCCGGTTATTCTTCTTACAGATTGTGGAAAAGAAATACGCCAAGCTGGCGGATGCCAATGCTGTGCTCCGTAAGGTAGTATATCCCAGCCGGGGTATTATCTTCGACCGGCAAAACCGCAGTATCCTCGGCAACGATGTATTATATGACCTGGTAGTAACCCCCGCCAGTGCTAAAAATATAGATACCCTCTATCTGTGTAATATTCTGAAAATAGATAAAGAAGAATTTCGAAAACGGATTATCAACGCCATCGTGAAAAATGGCCGGGTAAGACAATCTGTTTTTGCTCCCCTGCTGGCGCCTGATGTATTTGGGCAGCTGCAGGAAAGTATGTACCTGTTTCAACCCGGCTTTGAACTGGTACCCCGTCAGATCCGCTCCTATCCTTATGCGGCAGCGGCCAACATCCTGGGGTATATCGCGGAAATCTCCCCCGGTATGCTGAAAGATTCTGCCTATTTTTCCTACAACTCCGGTGATTACCTGGGTTTCACCGGTCTGGAGAAAACATATGAATCGGTGTTGATGGGAAAACGGGGTATTCAATATCTGGTAAAAGATAACCTGAACCGGCCGCAGGGCGCCTACGAAAACGGAGAGTTTGACAGCGCCGCAGTAGCAGGTAAAAACCTCCGCCTCTCCCTGGATATAGAACTGCAGCAACTGGGTGAAAAACTGATGAAGGGAAAAAGCGGCAGTATCGTTGCCATCGATCCGCAAACAGGCGGCATCCTGGCTATGGTGAGTGGCCCCAGCTTCGACCCGAACCTGCTGACAGGTTCCTATCGCAGTGCCAACTTCAGCAAATTATATGTAGATACGACCAAACCGTTATTTAACCGTGCTATTCAGGCGATGTATCCGCCGGGATCTACCTTCAAGCCGATGATTGCCCTGGTAGGCCTGGACGAAGGCGTTATCACGCCGAGCTTTGGTTACCCCTGCGGCGGTGCCTACTATGGTTGTAACCGCCCTATCAAGTGCGAGCACCACGATGCAGGACACGCCGCTAATCTGCGGCTGGCATTATCCCACTCCTGTAACTCCTACTTCTCGCATGTATACCGGTTGAGTGTAGATGCCGGCAAGTTTGGAGGTATCAAGGTAGGTGGTATGCAGAAATGGGCCGACTATATGAATAACTTCGGCTTCGGACACCGGATAGGTATCGATATCCCCAGTGAAGGAAGAGGATTGGTGCCGGATAAAAAATACTACGACAACCGTTATAAAGGAAGCTGGAACTCCTGTACTTCCGTATTTCTGGGCATCGGTCAGGGAGAGCTGCTCCTGACGCCGCTGCAAATGGCCAATGCGATGTGTATTGTGGCGAACCGCGGTTCCTACTATATTCCGCATTTTGTCAGCAGTATCGATAACGACGATACCCGTCTGCTGGATAAATACAAAGTAAAACACGATGTGGCACACATTTCCGATACAGCTTACCGTGCGGTAATCAACGGGATGACCGATGTGGTGGAAAGCGGTACCGGCCGTGTTGCGCAGATAGAAGGCGTCAAAGTGGGTGGTAAAACAGGTACGGCAGAAAACTATGGTTTTGTAAACGGAGTGAGAACCAAACTCAAGAACCACGCGATGTTTGTGGCCTTTGCCCCTGCGGAGAATGCACGTATAGCCATCGCCGTAATTGTGGAAAACTCCGGATACGGTGCCCGCTACGCCGGCCCGATTGCGGGTATTATGATGGAGAAGTACCTGAAAGATACCCTTTCCGTAAAACGGCAGGCACAGATGAAGACGGTGATAGAAACGGTGACTATTGACCCGGCTATGCTGGCGAAATCACACCTCGACTCATTGAACAGAGCTGCGTCTATCAAACAGAAAAAGCCTTAACCAATAAACGAATAAACCGATAATGAACCGCGCACAAGCCAAACTGACACAAGGGATTGACTGGCCTATAGTAGGCCTGTATCTCGCATTGGTGATTATTGGCATCATGTCTATTTTCGCTGCGGAATACCGTGGGGATGATAACGTATGGCAGGATATCATCCATGTGAGTAAGAACTATTCCCGTCAGATGATGTGGTTCGGTATCTCTATTGTACTGGCATCGGTGATCTGGCTGACCGACAGTAAGTTCTTTACGGCCACCTCCAACCTCATGTATGCCGGCGGTTTGCTCCTGCTGCTGCTGGTACTCGGTATCGGGAAGGATGTAAAAGGGTCGCATTCATGGCTGGTGATAGGCGGTTTCCAGTTTCAGCCCGCAGAGCTGACCAAGCTGTGTACCAACCTCGCCCTGGCCAAATACCTCTCCTCGCAGGAAACAGACTTCAATAAATTACGATCCCGGCTCATAGCCGCCGCCATCGCCCTGATACCGGCAGGTATTATCATCCTGCAGGATGAAACAGGACTGGCGCTGGTGTATTTCTCTTTCTTCCTGGTGATGTTCCGCGAAGGACTACCTGGTGTATTGCTGGTGATTGCCTTTTCCGCTATTGTACTGGTATTATCGGCCCTGCTGGTAGATAAGATTATCCTGTTTTCCATCTTTACGGTGATTACCGCCATTGTTATCTATTTCAGCCGGCGGGAAATAAAACGAAAGCGTTCCCGGTTATTGGTGATACTGGGCGTATATGCCTTTTGCTCGCTCTTTGTGATGTTCATCGTGCCTTTTGCGTTTACCAAAGTGCTGAAAGACTACCAGGTACGTCGTATTGAAGTAATGCTGGGAAAAGAAAATGATCCGAAAGCAACTTATAATACCCGTCAAAGTATGATTGCGATTGGCTCCGGTGGTTTCTGGGGCAAAGGATACCTGAAAGGTACCCAAACCCGCTACGACTTTGTGCCGGAACAAAGTACAGACTTTATCTTCTGTACCATCGGAGAAGATTTTGGCTTCTTCGGCAGTGTACTTTTCCTGGGCATCTATGTAGCCCTGCTCTTACGGATCATCTTTGTGGCCGAACGACAGCGATCGACCTTTACACGGGTGTATGCCTATGGGGTGGCCAGTATTATCTTCTTTCACCTGGCCATTAATATTGCCATGACCATCGGTCTGGCGCCCGTAATCGGGATTCCCCTGCCATTGGTGAGCTATGGCGGGTCCTCCCTGATGACCTTTACCATGCTGATATTTATTATGCTCCGCCTGGATGCCGACAGGCAAATGGTATTAAGATAGCATATACTATCTTTGCATCATGGCACGTATTATTCCATTATCAGAAGGGTCATTTACCGTAGACGGGACCAAACAATTCATTCCTTTCAAACCAGGAACAGACAGCATGCAGGATCGTCCGCATGGCTCGTTACTGGTAGAAATACAGCCGTTTCTGGTCATCACCGACCGGGACTATATTTTGCTGGATACCGGTCTGGGTTTCCGTAACCCGGACGGCGTATTACAGATTCACCAACACCTGATAGACCATGGTATTAATCCCATGGAAATCACCAAGGTGCTGATGAGCCATCTGCATAAAGATCACTCCGGCGGTGTATCGGCGGAAGACCCGATCACCCGCGAACGCACCCTCACTTTTCCCAACGCTACCTATTATGTGAATAATGAGGAAATGCTGTATGCCATGGAGCATGCCGGTAAATCCTATCACGCAGAAGATATTGTATTATTACAGCAACGGGATAATGTCATCTTCACTACCGGCAACGGTACGATCGACGGCTATATTCATTACGAACTGACCGGCGGCCACTGCCCTTATCACCAGGTATTCCTGATTGATGACGGAGAAGATAAAGTATTCTTCGGTGGAGACGTAGCCCCCCAGATATCCCAGATGAAGAGCCGCTTTGCCGCCAAATACGACTATGATGGCAAACGCAGTATGGAGCTGCGCCAGGAATTCATGGAACGCGGTAAGGAAGCCGGCTGGACATTCCTCTTCTACCATGATACCAAAACACCGTTTACACAATTCTGATTGTAAACCATGTATACCCGGTACGATAACTGGTCGCTGCCCGGACAACACCAGGTAACCACCTGGCAGGAGCAGCACCACAGCTGGGCAGCGTATAGCCGTTACCTGCAGGCTGCCGCACATCAGTTATATGTACCTCAAACCATCCTGAACCTGGTGGTGCGGGGTGAAAAACGGATGTACGATGGCAACAAGGTACATCACCTGCGGGCCGGCGACGTATTCCTGATACCCGCCGGCTCGCTGATTTGTTCTGAAATTCTCTGCCCGCAACAACATTACAGCAGCATCAATCTGGTCATACCAGACAACATCGCGGCCTATGGCCCGCCACGCAACTACGATGACAATGCCGCCGGCGTAAAAGCAGCGCTGATACTACCCGCCCGCCAGGAATGGCATCCGTTTACCCGCTCCCTGCTGCAACACTTCCGGGATGCCGGCGCCTCCGCTCCCGATCATCCTGCCGTTATTACACAATTGTGGAAATTAATGATGCACAGTCCTGCTGGTGCACATGTGGGCGCCATGCTGGCTAAAAACAGCCGGTATCCCCTGCCCCAGGTCATGGAAACACTCAGCTCCTGCCTGCCGGAAGTGCGGTTGCTGGAAGAAGTAGCGGCTATGGGCCATATGAGTACGGCCACCCTGAAACGCCGTTTCAGAAAGGTATACAACTGCAGCCCGATGCACTGGATATGGGAAAAAAGATTGCAGCTGGCAGGTTTTCTGTTACGTACCACAGAGATGACGGTGCCGGAAATAGCCTACAGTACCGGATTTGAAGATATAACCCACTTTTACCGCCTGTTCCGGAAAAGTTTTCTGTTAACACCCCTGCAATGGCGGAAAAGCGAAAGTGATCTTTTCAGCAAATAACTGCTCCTGGCAAACGGCTATTTTGCAGTAAAAAAAAATGGAAAATCTGACTGCCTTTGGCCAGGCCTGGCTCGACGCCTGGAACAGCCACCAACTCGATGACATTTTATCGCACTACGCCGATGACGTGGTATTCTACTCCCCTTTTATTCAACAGGTGAATAATGACCCTTCCGGTTGTATTCATGGTAAAACAGCCTTGCGGGCCTATTTCAGCCGGGCCCTCACGGTATATCCGGAGCTGCATTTTGAGTTGTATCATATCCTGGAAGGGGTAAGCTCTGTGGTATTGTATTATAAAAGTGTAGGCAACCGGCTGAGTGCAGAAATGATGGTGCTCAATGCAGCCGGTGAAATCCAGGAAGTACGGGCGCATTACAAATAGCCCGCTTTTATTCCCTATTCCGTAAATCTTTTTCCCGAATCGAAAAACCGCCCGGTCTGGCCTTCCTTACTTTTGTATTCTCCTGACAATGATACAGGAGTGTTACTATCCTATGCAAATTTACCTGTGATTTCTGGTAAGTTTATTATTGTGTTTTGAAGTATAGACTGTACGTATTCTTATTATTGTTATTTCCTGTATTAGGTAGCGCCCAACAAAGAGAACAATGGCTGCAGGGGAAGGTGGTAGATCTGCGGGGCAGACCTATTGCTTTTGCTACGGTAGCCTTGCCGGATCTGGAGCAGGTCACCTATACCAATGCTGCCGGTGGTTTTCACCTGCGGGTGGACAGTATATATGCAAAAACGGTATCCCTGCG
Coding sequences within:
- the mreC gene encoding rod shape-determining protein MreC, which codes for MRNLIIFFRRYFNFFLFLLLEVICIVLVFQNNNFQRTAYVNSANNISGRLYDKYNNVQYYFHLKATNDSLVAENMRLHNALRTSFDSMITTNGFRTDTIRKYSDDTAHKVIGTEIRRYEYFAAKVINNTLNKPVNYITIHRGSLQGIRPNMGVISTNGVVGVVRSVSDNYSVVLSMLSKSNSVSISARLGQSKEMGSVHWDGDNAGYALLKDIPKSAKVNKGDTVVTSGFSALFPENIPIGYVDGITVGDKASTSYTIRLKLATNFFNLQYVYVIENLLKEEQQRLEDSTYKLIK
- the mreD gene encoding rod shape-determining protein MreD, producing MSILLRNIIRFVLLLLIQVFVLNEVLLHQLVSPYLYMLFILALPFNLPRPVLMLMGLLMGLSLDMFMNTMGMHAAACVLIAYLRPFIINVLSPQGGFETTQKTPSMTSMGVSQFLIYAAILVFLHHTVFFTLEVFGFANPLYLLLKILLSTLASLFLIVLYELLFFSKK
- the mrdA gene encoding penicillin-binding protein 2, with protein sequence MSVFNQPRKRVIQLIILGMVVLIITRLFFLQIVEKKYAKLADANAVLRKVVYPSRGIIFDRQNRSILGNDVLYDLVVTPASAKNIDTLYLCNILKIDKEEFRKRIINAIVKNGRVRQSVFAPLLAPDVFGQLQESMYLFQPGFELVPRQIRSYPYAAAANILGYIAEISPGMLKDSAYFSYNSGDYLGFTGLEKTYESVLMGKRGIQYLVKDNLNRPQGAYENGEFDSAAVAGKNLRLSLDIELQQLGEKLMKGKSGSIVAIDPQTGGILAMVSGPSFDPNLLTGSYRSANFSKLYVDTTKPLFNRAIQAMYPPGSTFKPMIALVGLDEGVITPSFGYPCGGAYYGCNRPIKCEHHDAGHAANLRLALSHSCNSYFSHVYRLSVDAGKFGGIKVGGMQKWADYMNNFGFGHRIGIDIPSEGRGLVPDKKYYDNRYKGSWNSCTSVFLGIGQGELLLTPLQMANAMCIVANRGSYYIPHFVSSIDNDDTRLLDKYKVKHDVAHISDTAYRAVINGMTDVVESGTGRVAQIEGVKVGGKTGTAENYGFVNGVRTKLKNHAMFVAFAPAENARIAIAVIVENSGYGARYAGPIAGIMMEKYLKDTLSVKRQAQMKTVIETVTIDPAMLAKSHLDSLNRAASIKQKKP
- the rodA gene encoding rod shape-determining protein RodA, which encodes MNRAQAKLTQGIDWPIVGLYLALVIIGIMSIFAAEYRGDDNVWQDIIHVSKNYSRQMMWFGISIVLASVIWLTDSKFFTATSNLMYAGGLLLLLLVLGIGKDVKGSHSWLVIGGFQFQPAELTKLCTNLALAKYLSSQETDFNKLRSRLIAAAIALIPAGIIILQDETGLALVYFSFFLVMFREGLPGVLLVIAFSAIVLVLSALLVDKIILFSIFTVITAIVIYFSRREIKRKRSRLLVILGVYAFCSLFVMFIVPFAFTKVLKDYQVRRIEVMLGKENDPKATYNTRQSMIAIGSGGFWGKGYLKGTQTRYDFVPEQSTDFIFCTIGEDFGFFGSVLFLGIYVALLLRIIFVAERQRSTFTRVYAYGVASIIFFHLAINIAMTIGLAPVIGIPLPLVSYGGSSLMTFTMLIFIMLRLDADRQMVLR
- a CDS encoding MBL fold metallo-hydrolase translates to MARIIPLSEGSFTVDGTKQFIPFKPGTDSMQDRPHGSLLVEIQPFLVITDRDYILLDTGLGFRNPDGVLQIHQHLIDHGINPMEITKVLMSHLHKDHSGGVSAEDPITRERTLTFPNATYYVNNEEMLYAMEHAGKSYHAEDIVLLQQRDNVIFTTGNGTIDGYIHYELTGGHCPYHQVFLIDDGEDKVFFGGDVAPQISQMKSRFAAKYDYDGKRSMELRQEFMERGKEAGWTFLFYHDTKTPFTQF
- a CDS encoding helix-turn-helix transcriptional regulator, which translates into the protein MYTRYDNWSLPGQHQVTTWQEQHHSWAAYSRYLQAAAHQLYVPQTILNLVVRGEKRMYDGNKVHHLRAGDVFLIPAGSLICSEILCPQQHYSSINLVIPDNIAAYGPPRNYDDNAAGVKAALILPARQEWHPFTRSLLQHFRDAGASAPDHPAVITQLWKLMMHSPAGAHVGAMLAKNSRYPLPQVMETLSSCLPEVRLLEEVAAMGHMSTATLKRRFRKVYNCSPMHWIWEKRLQLAGFLLRTTEMTVPEIAYSTGFEDITHFYRLFRKSFLLTPLQWRKSESDLFSK
- a CDS encoding nuclear transport factor 2 family protein; the encoded protein is MENLTAFGQAWLDAWNSHQLDDILSHYADDVVFYSPFIQQVNNDPSGCIHGKTALRAYFSRALTVYPELHFELYHILEGVSSVVLYYKSVGNRLSAEMMVLNAAGEIQEVRAHYK